One segment of Marvinbryantia formatexigens DSM 14469 DNA contains the following:
- a CDS encoding DUF4367 domain-containing protein, which yields MDRKYSKAEMKRILRQNISTSALTEQKIQEAYSFVRADAAMKRKPEGAYQSSTYAGQQESAYQSSAYEQPEGAYQSSAYAGQQESAYQSDVYAGQQESAYQSSAYAGQQEGAYQSSTYAGQPGAYEQRTERQNRAYARKTDGRRSASGRGRKTGRWAVLAAAMGILAVSSVTVMAINGMFSKTVEQTEDTLSYKLEFNYELTPNAIEVEAGYIPEGYETRENMGKLIWSADGSGKDGISIYLATANTLDQQPDQLDVDNVKSIEKTTINGMEAHLITLNYDLERETRTFDKRIYLFDETEGFVCIIFGGNDLSMEELVKVAEGLQFTKQEEVLEYMSAEEKEAREKALAESMEQYEQEEQARLEFGVPQEYIYDIGDSFEALDSFVDKESGISESNTTRIMVESAEIIDSVADYPQENFFDYEARIASNINEDGTASSYTRVTYSDSDDGSDPQEVARDEGVNRKFLKVTFTAENISDAAVDFWAGAPNIAYLQPVEEGNYRYAETWTEPLNLQEDAMTYENRAIYFDKSPYAGELNSHFFYCDLAAGETLEYTMLFVVDEDMLDNLYLCWGRAGTGTVIPEEGETYTERYVRINVN from the coding sequence ATGGATAGAAAATACTCAAAGGCGGAAATGAAACGGATTCTGCGCCAGAATATCAGCACATCGGCGCTGACAGAGCAGAAGATTCAGGAGGCGTACAGCTTTGTGCGCGCGGATGCAGCCATGAAGCGGAAGCCGGAGGGTGCATATCAGAGCAGCACGTATGCAGGACAGCAGGAGAGTGCATATCAGAGCAGTGCGTATGAGCAGCCGGAGGGCGCATATCAGAGCAGCGCGTATGCAGGACAGCAGGAGAGTGCATATCAGAGTGATGTGTATGCAGGACAGCAGGAGAGTGCATATCAGAGCAGCGCGTATGCAGGACAGCAGGAGGGTGCATATCAGAGCAGTACGTATGCAGGACAGCCGGGTGCGTATGAGCAGCGGACCGAGAGGCAGAACAGGGCATATGCGCGGAAGACGGACGGACGCCGGAGCGCGTCAGGGCGCGGCAGAAAAACGGGACGCTGGGCAGTGCTGGCAGCGGCAATGGGCATCCTTGCTGTATCCTCCGTCACCGTCATGGCAATCAACGGTATGTTCTCAAAGACGGTCGAGCAAACAGAGGACACATTGAGCTACAAGCTGGAATTTAATTATGAGCTGACGCCGAATGCAATCGAAGTGGAAGCTGGTTATATTCCGGAGGGGTACGAAACAAGGGAAAATATGGGTAAGCTGATATGGAGCGCGGACGGTTCCGGGAAGGATGGCATCAGCATCTATCTGGCAACGGCAAATACTCTGGACCAGCAGCCGGATCAGTTGGACGTGGATAACGTTAAGAGCATTGAAAAAACTACGATCAACGGCATGGAGGCGCATCTGATTACGCTGAATTACGATTTGGAGAGAGAGACCAGAACCTTTGACAAACGCATTTATCTCTTCGACGAGACAGAAGGTTTTGTATGCATTATTTTCGGGGGCAATGACCTTAGCATGGAAGAGCTTGTGAAGGTGGCGGAAGGTCTGCAATTCACAAAGCAGGAGGAAGTGCTGGAGTACATGAGCGCAGAAGAGAAGGAAGCGCGGGAGAAAGCTCTGGCAGAATCTATGGAACAGTACGAGCAGGAAGAACAGGCGAGACTGGAGTTTGGCGTGCCCCAGGAATACATTTATGATATCGGAGACAGCTTTGAGGCGTTGGATAGCTTTGTTGATAAGGAGAGTGGGATATCGGAGAGCAATACGACCAGAATTATGGTAGAGAGTGCAGAAATCATTGACTCTGTTGCAGATTATCCGCAGGAAAATTTCTTTGATTACGAAGCTCGCATTGCATCCAACATCAATGAAGACGGGACGGCATCTTCTTATACAAGGGTTACTTACAGTGACAGCGACGATGGATCAGATCCGCAGGAGGTTGCGCGCGACGAGGGCGTAAACCGTAAATTCTTAAAGGTTACCTTTACGGCGGAGAATATCAGTGATGCGGCGGTAGATTTCTGGGCGGGTGCTCCGAACATAGCCTATCTGCAGCCGGTGGAGGAGGGCAACTACCGGTATGCCGAGACCTGGACAGAGCCGCTGAACCTGCAGGAGGACGCAATGACGTATGAAAACAGAGCAATCTACTTTGACAAGTCTCCATATGCCGGCGAACTGAATTCCCATTTCTTCTACTGTGATCTGGCGGCCGGAGAAACACTGGAGTATACAATGCTCTTTGTGGTGGACGAAGATATGCTGGATAATCTCTATCTGTGTTGGGGAAGAGCGGGAACTGGAACTGTGATTCCGGAAGAGGGCGAGACTTATACAGAGCGTTACGTGCGGATAAACGTAAACTGA
- a CDS encoding RNA polymerase sigma factor — translation MERLVIKAQRENDAESFIQLMELNRQSMLKVARAYLSSEQDIADAMQDTILTCYEKLHTLQQPQYFKTWLIRIVINKCKDILRQNRMETLPEELQEQAVEDMSYADIEFRELLRGIDEKYRIILVLYYVEGFHTKEIAGLLGMNEHTVKSRLVRARKKFAMQLETKEAGAIYG, via the coding sequence TTGGAACGTCTGGTGATAAAGGCGCAGCGTGAGAACGATGCCGAGAGCTTCATACAGCTTATGGAGCTGAACCGGCAGAGCATGCTCAAGGTTGCCAGAGCATACCTGAGCAGCGAGCAGGATATCGCGGATGCCATGCAGGATACGATTCTTACCTGTTATGAAAAATTACATACGCTGCAGCAGCCGCAGTATTTTAAAACCTGGCTGATACGGATCGTCATTAACAAGTGTAAGGATATTCTGCGGCAGAACCGCATGGAAACGCTGCCGGAGGAGCTGCAGGAGCAGGCGGTGGAGGATATGAGCTATGCGGATATTGAATTCCGGGAGCTTTTGCGCGGAATAGATGAGAAATACCGGATTATTCTGGTGCTGTATTATGTGGAAGGTTTCCATACAAAAGAAATCGCCGGACTGCTTGGAATGAATGAGCATACGGTGAAGAGCAGGCTGGTACGTGCCAGAAAAAAGTTCGCGATGCAGTTAGAGACGAAGGAGGCGGGAGCGATTTATGGATAG
- a CDS encoding MATE family efflux transporter, which produces MANGVNPAVCHTLFFCFYVRRKKNGTKIEYIPGDGAGLLLAAIYLLFMNPILTLFGGRVNEETFYHSREYFFYITLGVPFYMFGQAMNPIIRSDGSPKFAMISTLAGAAVNIVLDPLFIFGFHWGMMGAAVATVTGQVLTAALSIWYLCHMKAVKLSRESFGIHVSLTKRYLPLGICSFLSQISLVAAMAAINNMIQKYGAMDEIFGQAQYAQIPMAVVGIVMKFFQIVISIAVGMAAGCIPIVGYNIGAGRKDRARNLFTLLLVSEAAVGAVALIIVEFFPRQLIALFGAANESVYYTEFAVKAFRIYLCMMIFACVNKGTFIYLQSLGKALASTMLSMVREVVFGVGFALLLPVFFGLDGVLYSMPVSDVLTFLMSAAVIAYTYRELKQ; this is translated from the coding sequence GTGGCGAACGGCGTAAATCCGGCTGTTTGCCACACATTATTTTTTTGTTTTTATGTGAGGAGGAAGAAAAATGGAACAAAAATCGAATACATTCCTGGAGACGGAGCCGGTCTGCTGCTTGCCGCTATCTATCTGCTGTTTATGAACCCGATTCTGACACTGTTTGGCGGCAGGGTAAATGAGGAAACCTTTTATCATTCACGGGAATACTTCTTTTATATTACCCTTGGCGTGCCGTTTTATATGTTCGGGCAGGCGATGAATCCGATTATCCGCTCGGATGGCAGCCCGAAATTTGCCATGATTTCCACGCTGGCGGGCGCTGCGGTGAATATTGTGCTCGACCCGCTGTTTATTTTCGGATTCCACTGGGGAATGATGGGAGCGGCTGTCGCAACTGTTACGGGACAGGTGCTGACCGCGGCGCTTTCCATATGGTATCTTTGCCACATGAAGGCGGTGAAGCTTTCCAGAGAAAGCTTTGGAATACATGTCTCTCTTACAAAGAGATACCTTCCGCTTGGTATCTGCAGCTTTCTTTCACAGATATCACTTGTTGCAGCAATGGCGGCAATCAACAATATGATACAGAAATACGGCGCGATGGATGAAATTTTCGGACAGGCGCAGTACGCGCAGATTCCGATGGCAGTTGTGGGAATTGTAATGAAGTTCTTCCAGATTGTCATTTCGATTGCAGTCGGCATGGCGGCGGGGTGTATCCCCATCGTTGGCTACAATATCGGGGCGGGAAGAAAAGACCGTGCCAGAAATCTTTTTACTTTGTTGCTGGTTTCCGAGGCGGCAGTTGGCGCCGTCGCCTTGATAATTGTGGAATTTTTCCCGCGGCAGCTGATCGCGCTGTTCGGCGCGGCAAATGAGAGCGTATATTATACGGAGTTTGCGGTCAAAGCCTTCCGCATATATCTGTGCATGATGATTTTCGCCTGCGTAAACAAGGGAACCTTTATCTATCTGCAGTCGCTGGGCAAAGCGCTGGCGTCCACCATGTTATCTATGGTGCGTGAGGTGGTATTCGGCGTTGGCTTTGCTCTGCTGCTTCCGGTTTTCTTCGGGCTGGACGGCGTACTTTATTCCATGCCGGTGTCCGATGTGCTGACCTTCCTTATGTCGGCGGCGGTTATCGCCTACACCTATCGGGAGCTGAAACAGTAA